In a single window of the Nodularia spumigena CCY9414 genome:
- a CDS encoding histone deacetylase has protein sequence MLSVIYSQEFLDHNTGRYHPECPERLTVIVNALKSAAFAEKITWRSPTAASQRRSLMSTLLKAHTPTYINKVKEIATTGGGYLDGDTPVSPRSYDVALLAVSAWMDGVDTVLATKNPDFVLARPPGHHAESHTGMGFCLFSNAAIAALYALEQPGVKRVAILDWDVHHGNGTQAIVETHPQIAYCSLHQYPCYPGTGKASERGLHDNVLNLPLPPGTDITAYQPLIENKVIPFLANFHADLLIVSAGYDANEADPLASINLQPADYALFTDACLGVTRKILFGLEGGYDFPSLSQSVLATIERCLM, from the coding sequence ATCACAATACTGGAAGATACCATCCAGAATGCCCAGAACGCTTAACAGTCATCGTTAATGCCCTCAAGTCAGCCGCTTTTGCCGAAAAAATTACTTGGCGATCGCCTACCGCAGCATCACAAAGGCGATCGCTAATGTCTACACTATTAAAAGCGCACACTCCAACCTATATCAATAAAGTTAAGGAAATTGCTACTACTGGTGGCGGTTATTTAGACGGTGATACACCAGTTTCTCCGCGCAGTTATGATGTAGCATTGTTAGCCGTAAGTGCTTGGATGGATGGAGTTGATACTGTACTCGCCACAAAAAATCCGGATTTTGTCCTAGCACGTCCACCGGGACACCATGCTGAAAGTCATACGGGGATGGGATTTTGCTTATTTTCCAATGCAGCGATCGCCGCTTTATATGCCCTAGAACAACCAGGAGTTAAGCGTGTCGCCATTTTAGATTGGGATGTACATCATGGCAATGGTACACAGGCGATCGTTGAAACTCATCCCCAAATTGCCTACTGTTCTTTACATCAGTATCCGTGTTATCCCGGTACTGGCAAAGCTTCAGAACGCGGACTTCATGATAATGTTTTAAACCTACCTCTACCTCCTGGTACTGATATCACCGCATATCAGCCACTCATAGAAAACAAGGTAATACCGTTTTTAGCTAACTTTCACGCAGATTTACTGATTGTCAGTGCTGGTTATGATGCCAATGAGGCAGATCCTTTAGCCAGTATCAATTTACAACCAGCAGATTATGCCTTATTTACAGATGCTTGTCTGGGAGTAACTCGTAAAATTCTCTTTGGTTTGGAAGGTGGTTATGATTTTCCATCACTTTCCCAATCTGTCTTAGCCACAATTGAACGCTGCTTAATGTAA
- the recR gene encoding recombination mediator RecR — MQRLPGVGPKSAQRLALHILKRPEAEVEALAQALIDAKKQIGLCSVCFHLSADPVCEICRHPNRDDTSICVVADSRDLIALEKTREYKGKYHVLGGVISPMDGIGPEQLTIQALVRRVSQQKTQEVIMAISPTIEGETTTLYIGQLLKPFTKVTRIAFGLPVGGDLEYADEVTLARALEGRRELD, encoded by the coding sequence TTGCAACGCCTACCGGGAGTTGGCCCTAAGTCAGCCCAACGCCTAGCTCTGCACATCCTGAAGCGCCCAGAAGCAGAAGTAGAAGCTTTAGCACAAGCCCTAATTGATGCAAAAAAGCAGATAGGTTTGTGTTCTGTTTGCTTTCACCTATCTGCTGATCCTGTTTGTGAAATTTGTCGTCATCCTAACCGTGATGATACTTCAATCTGTGTGGTTGCGGATTCTCGTGATTTAATTGCTTTGGAAAAAACCCGCGAATATAAAGGTAAGTATCACGTCTTGGGTGGGGTAATTTCCCCTATGGATGGTATTGGCCCAGAACAACTAACTATTCAAGCTTTGGTGCGGCGGGTGAGTCAACAAAAAACCCAAGAAGTGATTATGGCAATTAGTCCGACTATTGAAGGGGAGACAACAACCCTGTATATCGGTCAGCTACTGAAACCATTTACTAAGGTGACACGTATCGCCTTTGGTCTGCCTGTGGGTGGGGATTTGGAATATGCCGATGAAGTGACGCTGGCAAGAGCCTTGGAAGGTCGCAGAGAGTTAGATTAA
- the psbA gene encoding photosystem II q(b) protein, producing the protein MTTTLQQRQSANVWDRFCEWITSTDNRIYIGWFGVLMIPTLLAATTCFIIAFVAAPPVDIDGIREPVAGSLIYGNNIISGAVVPSSNAIGLHFYPIWEAASLDEWLYNGGPYQLVIFHFLIGCACYLGRQWELSYRLGMRPWICVAYSAPLASATAVFLIYPIGQGSFSDGMPLGISGTFNFMIVFQAEHNILMHPFHMLGVAGVFGGSLFSAMHGSLVTSSLVRETTETESQNYGYKFGQEEETYNIVAAHGYFGRLIFQYASFNNSRSLHFFLAAWPVIGIWFTALGVSTMAFNLNGFNFNQSVIDSQGRVIATWADVINRANLGMEVMHERNAHNFPLDLAAADVAPVALTAPAING; encoded by the coding sequence ATGACCACTACCTTACAACAGCGCCAAAGCGCCAACGTATGGGATCGCTTCTGCGAGTGGATTACCAGCACCGATAACCGGATTTACATCGGTTGGTTCGGCGTTCTGATGATCCCAACCCTACTAGCTGCTACCACCTGCTTCATCATCGCATTCGTAGCTGCTCCTCCAGTAGACATCGACGGTATCCGCGAACCCGTAGCTGGTTCCTTGATTTACGGAAACAACATCATCTCCGGTGCAGTTGTTCCTTCCTCCAACGCTATCGGCTTGCACTTCTACCCAATCTGGGAAGCAGCTTCCTTAGATGAGTGGTTGTACAACGGCGGTCCTTACCAATTGGTAATTTTCCACTTCTTGATCGGTTGCGCTTGCTACCTAGGTCGTCAGTGGGAACTATCTTACCGCTTGGGTATGCGTCCTTGGATCTGTGTAGCTTACTCTGCGCCTTTGGCTTCTGCTACAGCAGTATTCTTAATCTACCCCATCGGACAAGGTTCATTCTCTGACGGTATGCCTTTGGGTATCTCTGGAACCTTCAACTTCATGATTGTGTTCCAAGCAGAACACAACATCTTGATGCACCCCTTCCATATGTTGGGAGTAGCTGGTGTATTCGGTGGTTCATTATTCTCCGCAATGCACGGTTCCTTGGTGACATCTTCCTTGGTTCGTGAAACAACCGAAACCGAGTCTCAAAACTACGGTTACAAGTTCGGACAAGAAGAAGAAACCTACAACATCGTAGCTGCTCACGGTTACTTTGGTCGGTTAATCTTCCAATACGCTTCCTTCAACAACAGCCGTTCACTTCACTTCTTCCTAGCTGCTTGGCCTGTAATCGGTATCTGGTTTACCGCTTTGGGTGTCAGCACAATGGCGTTCAACTTGAACGGTTTCAACTTCAACCAATCAGTAATTGATTCTCAAGGTCGGGTTATTGCTACCTGGGCTGATGTAATCAACCGCGCTAACTTGGGTATGGAAGTAATGCACGAGCGTAACGCTCACAACTTCCCTCTAGACTTGGCTGCTGCTGATGTTGCTCCTGTTGCTTTAACAGCACCTGCTATCAACGGTTAA
- a CDS encoding histidine triad nucleotide-binding protein has translation MSETKDTIFGKIIRREIPANIVYEDDLALAFTDVNPQAPVHILVIPKKPIVKLADAESQDQALLGHLLLTAQRVAAEAGLNNGYRVVINNGADGGQSVYHLHLHILGGRQMAWPPG, from the coding sequence ATGAGTGAAACCAAAGATACCATTTTCGGTAAAATCATCCGTCGGGAAATCCCCGCAAACATCGTTTATGAGGATGATTTGGCTTTAGCCTTTACAGATGTTAACCCTCAAGCACCAGTTCACATCCTTGTCATTCCCAAAAAACCCATAGTTAAATTAGCAGATGCCGAATCTCAAGACCAAGCTCTTTTAGGACATCTGTTATTAACCGCTCAACGCGTAGCCGCAGAAGCGGGATTAAACAACGGTTATCGCGTTGTGATTAATAATGGTGCTGATGGCGGTCAAAGTGTCTACCATTTACATTTACATATTCTGGGAGGACGGCAAATGGCCTGGCCTCCTGGTTAA